A region of the Thermogladius calderae 1633 genome:
TGGTCTCGCAGACCCTGGTTAGAGGTCTAACACCCCTCTTGTACAGGGACTCGACCAACGGGTGAGGGTACTTGTTGACCGGTCTCAAGCCCCTCTTCTCGGCGGTACTCGTGATCCTTCTCAGCTCGTGTAAGCTCTTGACAGAGAAGACCACTATCTCCTCTCTATCCCTGTAGTAGGGTGGTGTAAACCACTCCTCGACCCACGCGTTCTCTACGATACCCTCGTAGACAAGCTCCCTGGATACAGCGTACGGGTCGGGTGCCTCTATGTAACCGTAGAAGCGCAGGCCGACTGGCAGCTCTCTGACCACGCCAGAGCTTTCGTCGAATAGCTCTAGGACGACGCCTCCACTAGGCGATGGTCTCGCGTCTAGGATCCATAGCCCTCTCTCTTTGTTGTTACACTCACTTACACTGTTTACCTTCATACTCCGCCTTTAGCTCCGCTATTACGAGTAAAAGATGGAAAACGAGAGGCTCTAGGGGGTCCACGACGCCCTTGTACGACAATAGGGAGGCCGAATAATCAGCCCTCTCGAGAACCTCCTTGACCGCGGCCCTAGTACAGGGGTCTAGTAGTGGTAGTAGGCTAGACCACCTCTCCAGGTACTTGTTGACGAGCTCCTTGAGAGAAGGGGTTGTCCTACCCAATCAGCCCACTCTCACCCAGTTCAGTAAGCTAACAGTGTCGACGGGGGCGGTCTTCTCCTTGAGTAGCTCGACTCTGAAAAGCCTCCTCAGGCCAGTGGGCTTCGCGGGGTGTTTTACGAGCTCTGCTACCACGCTCCTTCCCAGCCTCTCGACTCTGAGTATAACCTCGACTACATGGTGGTGCATACTACCGCCCTCCGGCATCCTCGATCCAAACCTCGTTGTAGTGTTAAAGATGAGAACGGTGTTCTCTGCCGATACCCTGTTTATAAGCCCCGATATCTCGGTAGCCTCGTAGTAGGTCGAGGGGTCGTCTCCTAGGAAGTTGTAGGGGTATAGAAGGATGACCGTAGAGTCTCTTACACCTGTCAGGCTCTCTAGTATGCGTACGACGTCTCTTGATTTGAAAGCCCTGCTAATACTTACAGCTGTCAGCCTACAGTCGAAGACCCTACAAAACGCCTCTACGAGGTCTGTCCTGATACCTCCGAACTCTAGAGAGACGACTACATAGACCTGGCCTCGCCTACTCTGTATTGCTATAGACCTGTGAAACAGGTAATCTAGAACGTAAGAGTCCCCGTAGAACTCTATACTCCAGTACCTGCCAACCGGGTTCAAGAGGTCGTCTACCGGCCTCAAGCCTGTTATAATCACTTTCGATGACCTCACTATACTCGGCTTTAATAAAGAGGGGTAGAGACGGCCGAAACTTTCACTCTGTCCGAAGCTAAACGTTATTTCTTAGCGTCTACAATACTGATAGTTGGTGGTCTTGTTGGAGGACCTCGTGAGGCTTTTCCAGGAGTACTCCGAGGTAGAGAAGAGGTACGCCGAGGAGCTCAAGTCCATAACGAGCAAGTTCAGGCACCCGCTTCTTAAGGCCTTGATAGAGAGCGTCGCGCAAGACTCCCTGAAACACTCGCTGATGTACCAGGCTCTAGCGGAGATAGCAAGGGGTGGGCTACCACTCTTAACGGAAGAGGAGCTGGAGTACATTAGGGAGGGCATCGTCAAGCACATACAAGCCGAGGCAGAGATGATCGCGAAGACTAAGAAGCTCCTGGAGGAGAGTAAGGAGCCCTACTCTAAGCTGATACTGGCGGCAATACTCGACGACGAGAAGAGGCACCATACACTCCTACTCGATATACACGACAAGGTGGCGGTGAAGGAGAAGTTCGGCGAAGAGGAGTTGTGGGACGCGGTATGGAAGGACAGCCCGTGGCACGGGACGCCGGGTGGGTGAAGTCTTAACTTAGAGGAGAAGTTACACCCGTGTTTTAGTCTATCCAGTCGCCACCCTCTATCTTACTCGGTATGTACGTATCCGCGAGGAATTTCAGACCCTTACTGGCCATCGCCTCTATCTCGAGCTTGTTAAGGGTCTTGAAGAATATACAGAGTTCTCTGACCCAGTCCGGAGTTCTAAACCACGGGTAGCCCGTAAGACCCTCCTTCTTTTTGAGCTTAGACCTGAGCTCGGAGCTTTCTACGCACTTGTCAGCTACATCGTACCCCACGAGCTCCACCGCGCGCTCGACGTCGCGTTGTTTCGCCTTTATAACGTAGTTCCTCCTCTCGCTCTCCGACAAGTAGGGCTTCTTCTTGAGCTTGCCCAGAGTAGTTCTAGTGAACCCGCCTACCTCCTTGACTTCGTCTAGAACCTTGCGGAAGACCTCGTCACCGAAGACGTCCGTCATAGAGACGCCTATAAACCTAGCATTAGGAGTAGCGAGCCTCTCGCTCTCGTAGGAGAGGGTTATAGAACCTATCTTGAAGACGCTGTAGATGTAGAAACCGTAGGGGTCGCTGTCCGTCAACACGTAGACAGGCAATTTTAGCTCCTCGTTGAGCCTCCTAACAAACCTCCTCGTGGCCCTGTCGGGTTGCCCGGCGCTCGTGACTAGTATGGCTCTGTACTTCCGCCAGAACCCGTACCTGTGGAGTTGCTGGAATACAGCGTCCTTCTCGACTACCAGCACGTACTCTGCGTCCACGTCTTTGAATTCCACCAGGTCGGGGGTGGGCTCGATCGAGTAGGCCCCGTGCCCCATTTTGCTCAAGTCTATCGTGTCATCGCCGCTCCTGATCACGAGGTTCCCTACTACCTTCCCTTTTTCCTTGCTTAGGATGAGCATCTCCTCTCTCAGGACGTTCATGAAGACCTCCAGGTCTCTTATGACGCTGTCGGACTCCTTCTGCTCGTCCCAGGTGTTCTCGTGCACCATCTTCCCGTCTACGTCTCTGTACCCTATACTGTGCTTACCCCTGTAGTACAAGTCACGTATAGTGGGGTACTCGTTGTTGACTAGTGCCTCGTATATTATGGAGGCCATTAAGAGGGTCTGCATGAACTTCCTAGCCTCGTTTACGTCGATGAGCGACCTCCTAAGCACGTCGGGGCCCAGGAGGAGCATTTTGTTCTTCTCGTCGTAGATCGTGTTGGACAGGACCCTCTTGGGCATGACTAGAATCGGCTTCTCGCCTCTCTGTATCTGGTCTAGTATGATCTTGAACTTCTCCTTCAACACACCTATAGCGTTCATCCTCGCCTTAACGTCTACACTCGACATAGATGCCCCTCCTAAGCACCTATCTCGACGCCCCTGATTACCTCGTTGATCTTGTTCTCTGGTATACCTGTTTTAGCCGATATAATCCCTACGAGCTTCTTTACGAGGGTGCCCTTGTCAAACCCGTCCCCGGAGAATATTACCTCGAGAGACCTAGCGATCTCCGGTATGTACTTGGCTAAGTGCACTACCTTCCTCTGCGTCTCCAGCTCTTTCTGCTTAGCCGTTAAGTACCCTCTGAGCCTCCTGGCGACCTCCGAGATGGCGAGCTTGATCTCCCTACGGACTTCGGGTACGTCTGCTATGCTCTCCTTGCCGACGCCCTTAAACGGCACTTTCGTGCTACAAACGTGTACCAGTAGCACTAGCTGGGCTGGGAAAGCCACCATGTAGTTGTCCCATGCGATGTCCTCCTTAACAACGCTAGTTATCACGTCGCTACCCTCGTCGTAGAGTAGCGGTATTTTGTTCGCGTACCTCAGTAGAATCGGTTTGTCGGCCTCGCTGAGCGGGACTTTACCGCCGTAGGCTATCCCCGCCTCTACTATGAACGGGTGTCCTTCGTAGGTCGACGGCTTCCTTGTTACAGCGTCCACGAACTCCGGCTCGAACATCCTTGTAAGCCCGGCTTTTATGACCTCAACACCCAGGGGTGATATAGCCGAGCTTGACGGGGGTTTAAACTGGTTGTACGACTTCATCGTGTTGATCAGCCTGAGGAGGTCGTCTTCCTTCAAGTTCCTCGGGTTCGAGGAAGGGTCTATGCCCGCCTTCGACAAGAGGTCTTTAGCAGTTACTTCACCAACGCTCTGAAAGTTCTCGACTAGCACTTCGAGTATCGTCGGCTCCTTGCCGGACTCTATGATCATCTTCAGCATCTCCAAGTCCACACCGTAGGGGTGC
Encoded here:
- a CDS encoding DNA topoisomerase IV subunit A encodes the protein MSSVDVKARMNAIGVLKEKFKIILDQIQRGEKPILVMPKRVLSNTIYDEKNKMLLLGPDVLRRSLIDVNEARKFMQTLLMASIIYEALVNNEYPTIRDLYYRGKHSIGYRDVDGKMVHENTWDEQKESDSVIRDLEVFMNVLREEMLILSKEKGKVVGNLVIRSGDDTIDLSKMGHGAYSIEPTPDLVEFKDVDAEYVLVVEKDAVFQQLHRYGFWRKYRAILVTSAGQPDRATRRFVRRLNEELKLPVYVLTDSDPYGFYIYSVFKIGSITLSYESERLATPNARFIGVSMTDVFGDEVFRKVLDEVKEVGGFTRTTLGKLKKKPYLSESERRNYVIKAKQRDVERAVELVGYDVADKCVESSELRSKLKKKEGLTGYPWFRTPDWVRELCIFFKTLNKLEIEAMASKGLKFLADTYIPSKIEGGDWID
- a CDS encoding rubrerythrin, producing the protein MVLLEDLVRLFQEYSEVEKRYAEELKSITSKFRHPLLKALIESVAQDSLKHSLMYQALAEIARGGLPLLTEEELEYIREGIVKHIQAEAEMIAKTKKLLEESKEPYSKLILAAILDDEKRHHTLLLDIHDKVAVKEKFGEEELWDAVWKDSPWHGTPGG
- a CDS encoding DNA topoisomerase VI subunit B, whose translation is MSGETVEKYKAISPAEFFYKYKEIAGFANPARALYQTVRELVENALDATDSHGILPDIKVVIQRADPVQEFYRVTVEDNGIGIPPDIVPNAFGRVLFSSKYVLRQTRGMYGLGVKMAVLYGQMTTGRPIEVITSKREYRRIYFFKIRIDINKNEPVVLERGSWRKQRDWHGTIVSLTIEGDWGKAKARIKEYINRTATVTPYANIVMYTPDNEVTLYKRVIETMPRPPKEVKPHPYGVDLEMLKMIIESGKEPTILEVLVENFQSVGEVTAKDLLSKAGIDPSSNPRNLKEDDLLRLINTMKSYNQFKPPSSSAISPLGVEVIKAGLTRMFEPEFVDAVTRKPSTYEGHPFIVEAGIAYGGKVPLSEADKPILLRYANKIPLLYDEGSDVITSVVKEDIAWDNYMVAFPAQLVLLVHVCSTKVPFKGVGKESIADVPEVRREIKLAISEVARRLRGYLTAKQKELETQRKVVHLAKYIPEIARSLEVIFSGDGFDKGTLVKKLVGIISAKTGIPENKINEVIRGVEIGA